A DNA window from Syngnathus typhle isolate RoL2023-S1 ecotype Sweden linkage group LG2, RoL_Styp_1.0, whole genome shotgun sequence contains the following coding sequences:
- the LOC133149875 gene encoding zona pellucida sperm-binding protein 3-like, whose product MELWGVLFGLLLSGGSLCAALKSFNTTSMPTKRAWTWTEPPTQPKTTDHQSNRTSPVNQRLWIYQLKRPAVEEHAKRPQTQEASEPPPSVQDHMLQTIIEGPDLDPPAEEDPKMAVDFKQRVPVPADSLVVQCGEGEVIIEVKQNFLGNGQLIRPSDLTLGGCSLLSVADHMLRFQTELHSCGSRKKMTDEALIYTFSLTYSPTPVGSTFIFKTNPSEALIECHYPRRHYVSSDAMLPHWQQFASSLLTDQQLHFSLRLMTEEWQPQRFPGVYDVGEMMQIEASVLQGYHIPLRVFADSCVATMSASPNSQPSYTFIDNHGCLVDATMTGAKSYFMQRSSENKLVFQLKAFNFHQDHKNPLYITCQLLATTLSVPVNSQLKACSFLAEAKRWVASDGENKVCSCCESSCSEQRRKRNLGDDAGLFPQWEGTDHLGPIQVEEDMSQPESSSNLQTKDVTQSATLCMLGTMLAVMLLTVMSAAICSRMHKPAGKSKWPDVAPCYLLQVNVGTTTSFCYEQDNRGIIMERCTHC is encoded by the exons ATGGAGTTATGGGGAGTTTTGTTTGGGCTCCTTTTGTCAGGTGGGAGTCTTTGTGCCGCTTTAAAAAGCTTCAACACAACTTCCATGCCAACCAAAAGAGCGTGGACATGGACAGAGCCGCCAACGCAGCCAAAAACAACAGATCATCAGTCAAATAGGACCTCCCCTGTCAACCAGCGGCTCTGGATCTATCAGCTGAAGAGGCCTGCTGTTGAAGAGCATGCAAAAAGGCCGCAAACACAGGAGGCCAGTGAGCCACCGCCCTCTGTCCAAGATCACATGTTACAGACCATAATTGAGGGTCCAGATCTTGACCCGCCCGCTGAGGAGGATCCAAAG ATGGCGGTTGACTTTAAACAGCGGGTACCTGTGCCAGCTGACAGCCTGGTGGTGCAATGTGGCGAGGGAGAGGTCATCATAGAGGTCAAGCAGAACTTCTTAG GAAACGGTCAGCTGATCCGTCCGAGTGATCTGACCTTAGGAGGCTGCAGCCTGCTGAGCGTTGCCGACCACATGCTACGTTTCCAGACGGAGCTGCACAGCTGTGGCAGCAGAAAAAAG ATGACAGATGAAGCCCTCATCTACACCTTTTCACTCACCTACTCGCCAACGCCAGTCGGCAGCACCTTCATTTTTAAGACAAACCCTTCCGAGGCGTTAATCGAATGCCACTATCCGAG GAGGCACTATGTGAGCAGTGATGCCATGTTGCCTCATTGGCAGCAGTTTGCGTCTAGCCTGTTAACAGATCAGCAGCTACACTTCTCCCTGAGGCTCATGACAG AGGAGTGGCAGCCGCAGAGGTTCCCCGGTGTTTACGACGTGGGCGAGATGATGCAAATCGAAGCCTCGGTCCTTCAGGGCTATCATATTCCATTGAGGGTCTTTGCTGACAGCTGTGTGGCCACCATGAGCGCCTCCCCGAATTCTCAACCATCATATACCTTTATTGACAATCATGG GTGTCTAGTAGATGCTACAATGACAGGAGCCAAGTCATACTTCATGCAGAGAAGCAGTGAGAATAAACTTGTTTTCCAGCTGAAAGCCTTCAATTTCCACCAAGATCACAAGAATCCG CTTTACATCACATGTCAGCTGCTAGCAACTACCCTCTCTGTTCCAGTCAACTCTCAGCTCAAAGCCTGTTCATTTTTAGCTGAAGCCAAAAG ATGGGTGGCGTCAGATGGGGAGAACAAGGTGTGTAGCTGTTGTGAAAGCAGCTGCAGTGAGCAGCGACGGAAAAGAAACCTTGGAGACGATGCCG GTCTCTTTCCACAGTGGGAGGGGACAGATCATCTTGGCCCCATCCAAGTGGAGGAGGACATGTCGCAGCCAGAATCCAGTTCTAATCTTCAGACAAAAGACGTTACACAATCGG CCACACTGTGTATGTTGGGGACAATGCTGGCGGTGATGCTGCTCACTGTCATGAGTGCTGCCATTTGCAGCAGAATGCACAAACCCGCTGGAAAG TCTAAATGGCCTGACGTGGCACCATGCTACCTCCTTCAGGTCAATGTGGGTACTACGACAAGCTTCTGCTATGAGCAGGACAATCGTGGAATAATCATGGAGAGATGCACACATTGCTAG